In Musa acuminata AAA Group cultivar baxijiao chromosome BXJ2-8, Cavendish_Baxijiao_AAA, whole genome shotgun sequence, one genomic interval encodes:
- the LOC103994762 gene encoding rhamnogalacturonan I rhamnosyltransferase 1 isoform X2, which translates to MGGVAAQSEAGGAPSARAAMPQRARLQVWFLTVCGCILIWTCLVQLLVPGRLWPHAWGWNTARLFLGIAEAGSRSAHPPLAPPPPLPPLRNYTSNGYLKVSCNGGLNQMRAAICDMVTVARLLNLTLVIPELDKQSFWADPSNFDDLFDVKHFIDSLKDEVHITKRLPKKISGKASSNLLRMRPVSWSDEKYYLQQILPLFNKSNVIHFNKTDARLVQILQKRGSFIALHLRYEMDMLAFSGCTHGCSKEEAEELKSLRYAYPWWREKEIDSVAKRLQGFCPLTPEETTLVLEALGFDKDTEIYIASGEIYGGEKRLSTLRAAFPKLVRKEMLLDPEDLRQFQNHSSQMAALDYMVSLASDVFIPTYDGNMAKVVEGHRRYLGFRKTISLDRRKLVELLDLHNNKTLSWDDFATSVRQVLEKSIGQPTCRRVVAGKPKEEDYFYSNPQECLTNANECPMPHKSSSVK; encoded by the exons ATGGGAGGCGTCGCCGCACAATCTGAGGCCGGCGGAGCGCCTTCGGCCAGAGCGGCGATGCCGCAGCGAGCGCGGCTGCAGGTCTGGTTCCTGACCGTGTGCGGCTGCATCCTCATCTGGACGTGCCTGGTCCAGCTTCTCGTCCCCGGGCGCCTCTGGCCCCACGCTTGGGGTTGGAACACGGCGCGGTTGTTCTTGGGCATAGCCGAGGCTGGATCGAGGTCCGCTCATCCGCCACTTGCTCCTCCACCGCCGCTCCCACCATTGA GAAATTATACAAGCAATGGTTATCTAAAAGTATCATGCAATGGTGGCTTAAACCAAATGCGTGCAGCG ATATGTGACATGGTGACAGTGGCTCGCTTGTTGAACCTTACACTGGTGATTCCGGAGCTTGATAAGCAGTCATTTTGGGCTGACCCGAG CAATTTTGATGATCTATTTGATGTGAAACATTTCATCGATTCTTTAAAAGATGAAGTACACATCACTAAAAGGCTACCAAAGAAGATAAGTGGAAAGGCTTCTAGCAATTTACTTAGAATGCGTCCTGTGAGCTGGTCAGATGAGAAGTACTACTTGCAACAG ATTTTGCCACTGTTCAACAAGTCCAatgtgattcattttaataagacAGATGCACG GTTGGTTCAAATTCTTCAGAAGCGGGGATCCTTTATTGCGCTACATTTGAGATATGAAATGGATATGCTGGCTTTCTCTGGCTGCACTCATGGTTGTTCCAAGGAAGAAGCTGAGGAGCTTAAAAGTCTAAG GTATGCTTATCCATGGTGGAGGGAAAAAGAGATAGACTCTGTAGCCAAAAGGCTGCAAGGCTTTTGCCCACTTACACCTGAGGAGACCACGCTTGTTCTCGAAGCATTGGGGTTTGACAAGGATACTGAAATATACATTGCCTCTGGTGAGATTTATGGTGGGGAAAAGAGGCTGTCTACATTACGTGCAGCATTCCCGAAGCTT GTTAGAAAGGAGATGCTACTTGACCCAGAAGATTTACGTCAATTTCAGAACCATTCATCCCAGATGGCTGCCCTTGATTATATGGTTTCTTTGGCGAGTGATGTCTTCATCCCAACATATGATGGGAACATGGCAAAAGTCGTCGAGGGACATCGAAG GTATCTCGGGTTCAGGAAAACTATCTCCCTGGACCGCAGAAAATTGGTGGAGCTTCTGGATCTGCATAACAACAAGACACTTTCTTGGGACGATTTTGCAACTTCAGTGAGACAAGTTCTTGAGAAGAGCATCGGCCAGCCAACCTGCCGAAGAGTTGTTGCCGGTAAGCCCAAGGAGGAAGATTACTTCTATTCTAACCCTCAAGAGTGCCTGACAAATGCAAATGAATGCCCTATGCCTCACAAGTCAAGCTCTGTGAAGTAA
- the LOC103994762 gene encoding rhamnogalacturonan I rhamnosyltransferase 4 isoform X1, protein MGGVAAQSEAGGAPSARAAMPQRARLQVWFLTVCGCILIWTCLVQLLVPGRLWPHAWGWNTARLFLGIAEAGSRSAHPPLAPPPPLPPLRNYTSNGYLKVSCNGGLNQMRAAICDMVTVARLLNLTLVIPELDKQSFWADPSNFDDLFDVKHFIDSLKDEVHITKRLPKKISGKASSNLLRMRPVSWSDEKYYLQQILPLFNKSNVIHFNKTDARLANNLPIHLQKLRCHVNFHALKFTPQLEALGNRLVQILQKRGSFIALHLRYEMDMLAFSGCTHGCSKEEAEELKSLRYAYPWWREKEIDSVAKRLQGFCPLTPEETTLVLEALGFDKDTEIYIASGEIYGGEKRLSTLRAAFPKLVRKEMLLDPEDLRQFQNHSSQMAALDYMVSLASDVFIPTYDGNMAKVVEGHRRYLGFRKTISLDRRKLVELLDLHNNKTLSWDDFATSVRQVLEKSIGQPTCRRVVAGKPKEEDYFYSNPQECLTNANECPMPHKSSSVK, encoded by the exons ATGGGAGGCGTCGCCGCACAATCTGAGGCCGGCGGAGCGCCTTCGGCCAGAGCGGCGATGCCGCAGCGAGCGCGGCTGCAGGTCTGGTTCCTGACCGTGTGCGGCTGCATCCTCATCTGGACGTGCCTGGTCCAGCTTCTCGTCCCCGGGCGCCTCTGGCCCCACGCTTGGGGTTGGAACACGGCGCGGTTGTTCTTGGGCATAGCCGAGGCTGGATCGAGGTCCGCTCATCCGCCACTTGCTCCTCCACCGCCGCTCCCACCATTGA GAAATTATACAAGCAATGGTTATCTAAAAGTATCATGCAATGGTGGCTTAAACCAAATGCGTGCAGCG ATATGTGACATGGTGACAGTGGCTCGCTTGTTGAACCTTACACTGGTGATTCCGGAGCTTGATAAGCAGTCATTTTGGGCTGACCCGAG CAATTTTGATGATCTATTTGATGTGAAACATTTCATCGATTCTTTAAAAGATGAAGTACACATCACTAAAAGGCTACCAAAGAAGATAAGTGGAAAGGCTTCTAGCAATTTACTTAGAATGCGTCCTGTGAGCTGGTCAGATGAGAAGTACTACTTGCAACAG ATTTTGCCACTGTTCAACAAGTCCAatgtgattcattttaataagacAGATGCACGGTTGGCAAACAATCTCCCTATTCATCTCCAAAAGCTTAGATGTCATGTAAACTTTCATGCATTAAAATTTACTCCTCAGCTTGAGGCACTGGGAAACAGGTTGGTTCAAATTCTTCAGAAGCGGGGATCCTTTATTGCGCTACATTTGAGATATGAAATGGATATGCTGGCTTTCTCTGGCTGCACTCATGGTTGTTCCAAGGAAGAAGCTGAGGAGCTTAAAAGTCTAAG GTATGCTTATCCATGGTGGAGGGAAAAAGAGATAGACTCTGTAGCCAAAAGGCTGCAAGGCTTTTGCCCACTTACACCTGAGGAGACCACGCTTGTTCTCGAAGCATTGGGGTTTGACAAGGATACTGAAATATACATTGCCTCTGGTGAGATTTATGGTGGGGAAAAGAGGCTGTCTACATTACGTGCAGCATTCCCGAAGCTT GTTAGAAAGGAGATGCTACTTGACCCAGAAGATTTACGTCAATTTCAGAACCATTCATCCCAGATGGCTGCCCTTGATTATATGGTTTCTTTGGCGAGTGATGTCTTCATCCCAACATATGATGGGAACATGGCAAAAGTCGTCGAGGGACATCGAAG GTATCTCGGGTTCAGGAAAACTATCTCCCTGGACCGCAGAAAATTGGTGGAGCTTCTGGATCTGCATAACAACAAGACACTTTCTTGGGACGATTTTGCAACTTCAGTGAGACAAGTTCTTGAGAAGAGCATCGGCCAGCCAACCTGCCGAAGAGTTGTTGCCGGTAAGCCCAAGGAGGAAGATTACTTCTATTCTAACCCTCAAGAGTGCCTGACAAATGCAAATGAATGCCCTATGCCTCACAAGTCAAGCTCTGTGAAGTAA